A genomic region of Limnohabitans curvus contains the following coding sequences:
- a CDS encoding FecR family protein — protein sequence MRKAWALLMSAIWLTAAHAQQPDKTVEQPLIVYKIQTGDTLSQLSQKYLRQPADLTAIRSLNHLRSIDLLPAGELLKVPREAVKQDPSHATIISISCARMIRAGSPLKPIYIGTVLEEGVVIDIPAECHVAMRLEDSSIIRLPSSAAIKISVLRKNAMESSPEVQLDLVRGRVELEVYKGRSKTTPFEVRTPLSITGVRGTEFRVGYSPIDQVGQLEVIGGVVDTKGVNDTQSQAITKGQGVPFDKSGQAMPVEQLLTAPAFERAELINHTQASYVIKLTANAQANRYVVLSAKSANLLGEQNAQTLKAPEIMASNLSQVATFYQFASVSNSGLMGTPRQYGFCTVSGEPKSGRCRAVFEAPLADGAIITFSLIKHEPETAQEMVSTKQLQARNGRFVIEGLPTGRYTWSMSYNTTKQSGYFDLIAFTTTAP from the coding sequence ATGCGTAAAGCATGGGCACTGTTAATGAGCGCGATTTGGCTAACAGCCGCGCATGCGCAACAACCAGACAAGACCGTTGAACAACCCCTGATTGTTTACAAAATACAAACAGGTGACACCCTCTCACAACTGTCCCAGAAATACTTGCGGCAGCCCGCAGACCTTACCGCAATTCGAAGTTTGAATCATCTGCGCAGCATTGACTTGCTGCCTGCGGGGGAACTCCTCAAGGTGCCTCGAGAGGCTGTCAAACAAGACCCATCACATGCCACCATCATCAGCATCTCATGCGCAAGGATGATTCGTGCAGGTAGCCCGCTCAAGCCCATCTATATCGGCACTGTTTTGGAAGAAGGCGTGGTAATTGACATCCCTGCCGAATGCCATGTCGCGATGCGACTTGAAGACAGTTCCATCATTCGACTACCGTCTAGCGCCGCCATCAAAATTTCGGTGTTACGCAAAAATGCGATGGAATCAAGCCCCGAAGTGCAACTCGACTTGGTACGTGGTCGCGTCGAGCTTGAGGTCTACAAAGGCCGCTCAAAAACCACACCTTTTGAAGTTCGTACGCCACTGTCCATCACAGGCGTACGAGGCACCGAATTTCGCGTGGGTTACTCACCCATCGATCAAGTGGGCCAATTGGAGGTCATCGGAGGTGTCGTTGACACCAAGGGCGTGAACGACACCCAATCGCAAGCCATCACCAAGGGGCAAGGCGTACCATTCGACAAATCAGGTCAAGCCATGCCCGTGGAACAACTGTTGACGGCACCTGCGTTTGAACGCGCAGAACTTATCAATCACACACAAGCGTCCTATGTCATCAAGCTGACGGCAAATGCACAGGCCAATCGCTACGTGGTCCTGAGTGCAAAGAGTGCAAATCTGCTGGGAGAACAAAACGCCCAAACCCTCAAAGCCCCAGAAATCATGGCATCGAATCTGAGCCAAGTTGCCACTTTTTACCAATTCGCATCTGTTTCTAACAGCGGGCTGATGGGTACACCTCGGCAATATGGCTTTTGCACTGTTTCTGGAGAGCCCAAGTCAGGCCGTTGCCGCGCTGTCTTTGAAGCCCCTTTGGCAGATGGCGCAATCATCACCTTCTCACTCATCAAGCATGAGCCAGAAACGGCGCAAGAGATGGTCTCAACCAAACAACTGCAAGCACGTAACGGACGCTTCGTGATTGAAGGTTTGCCAACGGGGCGCTACACATGGAGCATGTCCTACAACACCACCAAGCAATCGGGCTACTTTGATCTGATTGCATTCACCACCACAGCGCCTTGA
- a CDS encoding CHASE2 domain-containing protein codes for MNKHTERKARLRREWWLTTAVALVMLALLVLGDLARPMGNVLYDHLMRLQGFRATQNIVIIAVDDRSLQELGGWPLQRSQYTELLKRLDDNCCRPKVIGLDLLFLDPSSDDLALAEAIKQHKAVLPLAFKVQEDSPSSLQAIDPVAPLNEAATLGHINLSFDTDGVIRGIHTHEQGWSHFALALHAKGENKNATSAQSGHYRRFRMVDPRVGFPMISLADALENNISRTLLKDKYVLIGVTAPSLGDRYPTLYSGKNNASTPGVAVLASVLNASLNEALIDEATPWTLFALTLIPMLLMLQSLVMLRPRQSLILAVLLIISGITTSYALLTFADYWVDPVPFVLIALLLQPLWAWRRLEAIVNLVQDKAADLRQFQPAERTSAAMKASREVVLQHAKLLDHAVASARSELDFLSVVIDEMPDTVLIFDTQGQLLLSNRKAQQLFDSSLITDCQLTEFAKRLQLPLRAFSNATDATQDSTQQTIFQLNTRLGLRDFFLKTTLLRAPSRSDLQLLIFTDITDLRQSQTQRDRALQFLSHDMRTPIASILSLTRTTTENTPEDTPREKIVSHAHTLLQMMDDFILTISAEASTYKVQPVLLDNLLNDSLEQVADLAEAKDIKLRDESEISDIFVMANTRLLVRALVNLLFNAIKFAPTKSAIRVQSRAQHSLETSSTQVTITISNTVEANADAHDLVPLMLGFGLGLDFVDNVIHKHHGVIARNIPNNGVATVQVTLPCEISLAQTHHL; via the coding sequence TTGAACAAACACACCGAACGCAAGGCACGCCTACGTCGTGAGTGGTGGCTCACGACAGCAGTTGCGTTGGTTATGTTGGCGTTACTTGTATTGGGCGACCTCGCTCGCCCCATGGGCAACGTGCTGTATGACCACCTGATGCGCCTGCAGGGGTTTAGAGCAACCCAAAATATTGTCATCATCGCGGTAGACGACAGGTCGCTGCAAGAACTCGGAGGCTGGCCTCTTCAACGCAGCCAATACACCGAATTGTTGAAACGCCTCGACGACAACTGTTGCCGCCCCAAAGTCATTGGCTTGGACTTGCTGTTCTTAGACCCAAGCTCCGATGACCTGGCGCTTGCTGAAGCCATCAAACAGCACAAGGCGGTGCTGCCTTTGGCCTTCAAGGTACAGGAGGACAGCCCGTCATCACTGCAAGCCATCGACCCAGTCGCGCCCTTGAATGAAGCCGCCACATTGGGTCACATCAACCTATCTTTTGACACCGATGGTGTGATTCGGGGCATTCACACGCATGAACAAGGCTGGTCTCACTTCGCACTGGCACTTCATGCAAAAGGAGAAAACAAGAACGCAACCTCAGCCCAATCGGGGCACTATCGCCGCTTTCGTATGGTCGATCCACGCGTTGGTTTTCCCATGATTTCGCTTGCTGATGCCCTTGAGAACAACATCAGTCGAACATTACTCAAAGACAAATATGTGTTGATTGGCGTCACCGCACCAAGCTTAGGTGACAGATATCCAACCCTGTACTCTGGCAAAAACAACGCCAGCACACCGGGCGTGGCCGTGTTGGCTAGCGTACTCAACGCCTCGTTGAATGAGGCCTTGATCGACGAGGCGACGCCGTGGACCCTCTTCGCATTGACCCTCATTCCAATGCTCCTCATGCTTCAAAGTCTGGTCATGCTGCGCCCACGCCAATCCCTGATATTGGCCGTGCTGCTGATCATCAGCGGCATTACCACGAGCTATGCTTTGCTCACGTTTGCAGACTATTGGGTAGACCCTGTCCCGTTTGTGTTGATTGCCCTCTTACTTCAACCCCTATGGGCATGGCGCAGACTAGAAGCCATTGTGAATTTGGTGCAAGACAAAGCAGCAGATCTGCGACAGTTTCAACCCGCGGAAAGAACCAGTGCGGCGATGAAAGCATCGCGGGAAGTTGTGCTGCAACACGCCAAGTTACTTGACCACGCCGTGGCATCCGCGCGTTCCGAGCTGGACTTTTTATCCGTTGTCATTGATGAGATGCCCGATACGGTCCTGATTTTTGATACACAAGGACAATTACTCCTGAGCAACCGAAAAGCTCAACAGCTGTTCGATTCAAGCCTTATCACCGACTGCCAACTGACGGAGTTTGCAAAGCGCTTACAACTACCACTGCGCGCATTCTCCAATGCGACGGATGCAACACAAGACAGCACGCAACAAACGATCTTTCAACTCAACACCCGGCTTGGATTGCGAGATTTCTTCCTCAAAACCACCCTGCTTCGCGCGCCTTCGCGCAGTGATTTGCAGTTGCTGATCTTCACGGACATCACTGACTTAAGGCAATCACAAACACAACGTGATCGTGCACTGCAATTTTTGTCACACGACATGCGAACGCCAATTGCATCTATCTTGTCACTGACGCGCACAACCACTGAGAACACCCCAGAAGACACGCCACGCGAGAAAATAGTCAGCCACGCCCACACCCTGCTTCAAATGATGGATGACTTCATCCTCACCATCTCCGCAGAGGCCTCGACATACAAGGTGCAGCCGGTCTTGCTCGACAACTTGCTGAATGACAGCTTGGAACAAGTCGCTGACTTGGCTGAAGCCAAAGATATCAAACTACGTGACGAAAGCGAGATCTCTGACATCTTCGTGATGGCCAATACGCGTTTGCTGGTGCGCGCTTTGGTAAATTTATTGTTTAACGCCATCAAATTCGCCCCCACAAAGAGTGCCATTCGCGTTCAATCGCGCGCTCAGCACAGCTTGGAAACGTCAAGTACACAAGTCACCATCACCATCTCCAACACCGTCGAGGCAAATGCCGACGCCCACGACTTGGTACCGCTGATGCTCGGATTCGGTTTAGGACTTGATTTCGTAGACAACGTCATCCACAAACACCATGGTGTGATTGCTAGAAATATTCCAAACAATGGCGTTGCAACCGTTCAAGTTACACTTCCTTGTGAAATTTCGCTAGCACAAACGCATCACCTATAA
- a CDS encoding S8 family serine peptidase encodes MLLRRLFSAALLIAAFSTRAAQDLPWHLGALDSKASAPSAIGTNKIPPGPHPIVVAVIDSGILASHPSLSGQLLPGYDMLSAPNNLRGGRSADFSPDERDARCGQRLISGAFRTHGTEVASLIASNGIYGAYGVNPSAKILPIRLFGACNMSRMDLLDAIAWAAGLSVTGVPDNPNPAKIINMSIAGGLSVCGSDLQRLINRVIEKKVFVVAAAGNNFHKPLPEPANCDGVISVGALDAENHIEVYSALDPRTVLYAPGGGKHLSSEAYWAVNKLMVATYDLDFLGKETSTALERGVGTSFAAPVVAGFISLWLSYNPNKQPSDLYRELPKFLRQVEPLSKCAECVPKGLTANAGIRQP; translated from the coding sequence GTGCTTCTGAGACGTCTTTTTTCAGCAGCGTTGCTCATCGCTGCATTCTCAACGAGAGCAGCACAAGATTTACCTTGGCATTTGGGTGCGCTCGACAGCAAGGCCTCAGCCCCTTCGGCCATAGGCACAAACAAAATTCCTCCAGGCCCGCACCCCATCGTTGTTGCAGTCATCGACAGTGGCATCCTTGCCAGCCACCCTAGCCTCAGCGGACAACTTTTGCCAGGGTACGACATGTTGTCAGCCCCCAATAATTTACGCGGAGGTAGATCAGCAGACTTCAGCCCAGATGAGCGCGATGCACGCTGTGGCCAACGCCTGATCTCTGGCGCATTCAGAACACATGGAACAGAGGTTGCAAGTCTGATTGCATCCAACGGCATCTATGGGGCTTATGGCGTGAACCCCTCCGCCAAAATATTGCCTATCCGGTTGTTTGGTGCATGCAACATGTCGCGCATGGACTTATTAGATGCCATTGCCTGGGCCGCAGGGCTGTCTGTCACTGGCGTGCCAGACAACCCTAACCCAGCAAAAATCATCAACATGAGCATTGCCGGTGGGCTTTCCGTCTGCGGTTCAGATTTGCAACGCTTGATCAACCGAGTGATTGAAAAAAAAGTCTTTGTCGTTGCAGCAGCGGGAAATAACTTTCATAAACCGTTACCTGAACCCGCAAATTGCGATGGCGTCATCTCGGTCGGCGCGCTTGATGCAGAAAACCACATTGAGGTTTACTCTGCGCTAGACCCACGAACGGTTCTGTACGCACCGGGCGGTGGCAAGCACCTCTCATCAGAAGCTTATTGGGCCGTTAATAAATTAATGGTTGCCACATACGACTTAGATTTTTTAGGGAAAGAAACATCAACGGCTTTGGAGCGAGGTGTGGGCACAAGCTTCGCGGCGCCCGTGGTTGCTGGCTTTATATCGCTATGGCTGTCTTACAACCCAAACAAGCAGCCCTCAGACCTATATCGAGAACTGCCTAAATTTCTAAGACAAGTTGAACCACTCAGCAAGTGTGCAGAATGCGTTCCGAAAGGACTGACAGCCAACGCAGGAATAAGACAGCCATGA
- a CDS encoding EAL domain-containing protein — protein MSKKNMKLAVLVPAVLGTLVVISFLVFNAVRHCIIERNEVLVHSVAQNILPALLVNDTQQVQILMKALESYPGVESAELLSAEGASIASYAKAGKALEPMSASFELASAVSDPNQVHVMAPITFDSLIVANLHLSVNLWPIYLRIMTWLGVLLIVPTVIYVLIKQFRLKVRFQKVPTDGADDQGVAPFDMTHAVTVAMFDADISLEYQPIQRLSDGGLFGMEVVVCWHHPSGQTMHVSPADFVTLAEKNGICLPFEDWLLTTACTQAEAWQHQYGPLILTFNITAAQFKNPVFAQKIRAVCAQTQYPHQLLELEVNESVLKRHQHKAIANVRAFAEQGLSVTVDRFGLLQTSLDLLAVLPVHKVKLDSKLVKRMCHDAQVDQLVHATITQALAHDVQVMADGLELAQQRSSLQRMGCIFGQGSYFYSPMTASEFENFLVARPFAASAGDAFNMHGNGSKASGFSAA, from the coding sequence ATGAGCAAAAAAAATATGAAGTTGGCAGTCTTAGTGCCTGCTGTACTTGGCACTTTGGTAGTCATTTCGTTCCTGGTCTTCAATGCCGTGCGTCACTGCATCATTGAGCGCAACGAAGTCTTGGTTCATTCGGTTGCTCAAAATATCTTGCCTGCTTTATTGGTGAATGACACGCAGCAGGTTCAGATCCTGATGAAGGCCCTAGAGAGCTACCCAGGCGTTGAGTCGGCAGAGCTTTTGAGTGCCGAAGGCGCATCTATCGCCAGTTATGCAAAAGCCGGGAAGGCATTAGAGCCGATGTCCGCTTCATTTGAGCTGGCGTCAGCGGTCAGTGATCCAAACCAAGTGCATGTGATGGCCCCGATTACTTTTGATAGCTTGATCGTGGCCAATTTGCACCTCTCTGTCAATTTGTGGCCGATCTACTTGCGAATCATGACTTGGTTGGGCGTCTTGTTGATCGTACCTACCGTGATTTATGTACTCATCAAGCAGTTTCGCCTCAAGGTACGGTTTCAAAAAGTGCCGACCGACGGGGCTGATGACCAAGGTGTTGCTCCGTTTGATATGACGCATGCAGTGACTGTTGCCATGTTTGACGCAGATATCAGCCTGGAATACCAACCTATTCAACGCCTTAGCGATGGCGGTTTGTTTGGCATGGAAGTGGTGGTGTGTTGGCATCATCCTTCTGGACAGACGATGCACGTGTCGCCCGCAGATTTTGTGACGTTGGCTGAGAAGAATGGTATTTGTTTGCCATTCGAGGATTGGCTGCTGACAACTGCGTGTACGCAAGCTGAGGCTTGGCAGCATCAGTATGGGCCGTTGATTCTGACGTTCAATATCACCGCCGCTCAGTTTAAGAACCCAGTGTTTGCACAAAAGATACGCGCTGTCTGTGCACAAACTCAGTACCCCCATCAGTTGTTAGAACTTGAGGTAAATGAATCTGTTTTGAAACGCCATCAGCACAAGGCCATCGCGAATGTACGAGCCTTTGCCGAGCAGGGCTTGAGTGTGACGGTGGATCGATTTGGGTTGCTTCAAACGTCACTTGACTTACTGGCAGTACTGCCAGTGCACAAAGTGAAGCTAGACAGTAAATTGGTCAAACGCATGTGCCATGACGCGCAGGTTGATCAATTGGTTCACGCCACAATTACCCAAGCGTTGGCGCATGATGTTCAGGTGATGGCTGATGGGCTAGAGCTAGCGCAGCAGCGTTCATCACTTCAACGTATGGGTTGCATTTTCGGGCAAGGTTCTTACTTCTATTCGCCAATGACCGCTTCTGAGTTTGAGAATTTTTTGGTCGCTCGCCCGTTTGCAGCGTCAGCAGGTGATGCATTCAACATGCATGGCAATGGCAGCAAAGCGAGTGGATTTTCTGCGGCCTAA
- a CDS encoding S8 family serine peptidase, which translates to MGTSYAAPLVSGFLSLLLSQRPEMSPAEFMSELPKFSRAVNPTDKCLDCTPKGLTMTPVTPQ; encoded by the coding sequence GTGGGGACCAGCTACGCTGCACCGCTGGTGTCTGGCTTTTTGTCCTTGTTGTTGTCGCAACGGCCAGAGATGAGTCCTGCAGAGTTCATGAGCGAGTTGCCGAAGTTTTCTCGCGCTGTGAATCCGACGGATAAATGTTTAGATTGCACGCCCAAAGGCTTGACCATGACACCTGTCACGCCTCAGTAA
- a CDS encoding aspartate kinase, giving the protein MALIVHKYGGTSMGSTERIRNVAKRVAKWARAGHQMVVVPSAMSGETNRLLGLAKELAPSKADSAYNRELDMLASTGEQASSALLAIALQAEGQPSVSYAGWQVPIRTNNAYTKARIESIDDVRVRADLDAGKVVIITGFQGKDEHDNITTLGRGGSDTSAVAVAAALKAKECLIYTDVDGVYTTDPRVVPEARRLETLCFEEMLEMASLGSKVLQIRSVEFAGKYKVPLRVLSSFTAWDIDINEEAKSGTLITFEEDEKMEQAIVSGIAFNRDEAKISVVGVPDKPGIAYQILGAVAEANIEVDMIIQNISKDGKTDFSFTVHRNDYARTTDLLKDKVLPALGASDVQGDTKICKVSIVGIGMRSHVGVASKMFRSLSEEGINIQMISTSEIKTSVVIDEKYMELAVRALHKAFDLDQPAA; this is encoded by the coding sequence ATGGCATTGATTGTTCATAAATACGGCGGTACGTCGATGGGCTCAACAGAGCGCATTCGCAACGTCGCCAAGCGCGTGGCCAAGTGGGCCCGTGCGGGTCACCAAATGGTGGTGGTTCCTTCCGCGATGAGCGGCGAGACCAACCGTTTGCTCGGCCTTGCCAAAGAATTGGCCCCCTCCAAAGCCGACTCGGCCTACAACCGCGAACTCGACATGCTGGCCTCCACAGGCGAGCAAGCGTCTTCGGCGCTGTTGGCCATCGCCTTGCAAGCCGAAGGCCAGCCTTCGGTCAGCTACGCCGGTTGGCAAGTGCCGATTCGCACCAACAACGCCTACACCAAGGCTCGCATTGAGTCGATCGATGACGTGCGCGTTCGTGCCGACTTGGATGCTGGCAAAGTGGTCATCATCACGGGCTTCCAAGGTAAAGACGAACACGACAACATCACCACCTTGGGGCGTGGCGGCTCTGACACCTCGGCTGTGGCCGTAGCAGCAGCCCTCAAAGCCAAAGAGTGTTTGATTTACACCGACGTGGATGGTGTGTACACCACCGACCCTCGTGTGGTGCCTGAAGCCCGTCGCTTAGAAACACTGTGTTTCGAAGAGATGCTGGAGATGGCATCTTTGGGCAGCAAAGTTTTGCAAATTCGCTCGGTCGAGTTTGCAGGTAAATACAAGGTGCCGCTGCGCGTGTTGTCCAGCTTCACCGCGTGGGACATTGACATCAACGAAGAAGCCAAATCAGGCACGTTGATCACCTTTGAGGAAGACGAAAAAATGGAACAAGCAATCGTATCGGGCATCGCTTTTAACCGCGATGAAGCCAAAATTTCTGTGGTCGGCGTGCCCGACAAACCAGGCATCGCGTACCAAATCTTGGGTGCTGTGGCCGAAGCCAACATTGAAGTGGACATGATCATCCAAAACATCAGCAAGGATGGCAAAACCGACTTCAGCTTCACCGTGCACCGCAACGACTACGCGCGCACCACCGATTTGTTGAAAGACAAAGTGTTGCCAGCCTTGGGCGCAAGCGATGTGCAAGGCGACACCAAGATTTGCAAAGTGTCTATCGTCGGTATCGGCATGCGCAGCCATGTGGGTGTGGCCAGCAAGATGTTCCGCTCATTGAGCGAAGAGGGCATCAACATCCAAATGATCTCGACTTCTGAAATCAAAACCTCTGTGGTGATCGATGAGAAATACATGGAACTCGCTGTGCGCGCGTTGCACAAAGCTTTCGATTTGGATCAGCCTGCGGCTTAA
- the tilS gene encoding tRNA lysidine(34) synthetase TilS, which translates to MAASPTPKLNANFPSLDALQHLGPFAVALSGGADSTALLIACATRWPGRVHAVHVHHGLQAAADGFEAHCVALCERLHVPLVVQRVNAAHATGESPEDAARQARYRALAEALQNNWGGQMQHMVLAQHADDQAETLLLALSRGAGLPGLACMPAVAQRQGVIYHRPWLDVPGSQLRDALKAAGETWVEDPTNTDTRYTRNRIRATLLPVIEQAFPSFRQTFARSASHAAQAQTLLQEVADLDLQLVGNPPAIKALQQLSQARQSNVLRHWLALEHSQASAAQLQALLVQVKACTTRGHHIDIKVGRGFVRRDGAVLRCYNL; encoded by the coding sequence ATGGCCGCTTCACCGACACCAAAGCTGAACGCTAATTTCCCGTCGCTGGACGCGCTCCAGCATTTAGGCCCATTCGCCGTTGCGCTCAGCGGCGGGGCCGATTCCACCGCTTTACTCATTGCCTGTGCCACGCGATGGCCGGGCAGGGTGCATGCTGTGCATGTGCACCACGGCTTGCAAGCTGCGGCGGATGGTTTTGAAGCGCACTGCGTGGCTTTGTGTGAACGCTTGCATGTGCCGCTGGTGGTGCAACGCGTCAACGCTGCACACGCCACAGGCGAAAGCCCTGAAGATGCCGCCCGTCAAGCCCGCTACCGTGCGCTGGCCGAGGCGTTGCAAAACAACTGGGGTGGACAGATGCAGCACATGGTTTTGGCGCAGCATGCGGATGACCAAGCGGAGACCTTGTTGCTGGCGCTTTCGCGTGGCGCGGGCTTGCCGGGGCTGGCGTGCATGCCTGCTGTGGCACAGCGCCAGGGTGTGATCTATCACCGCCCTTGGCTGGATGTGCCGGGTTCGCAACTGCGTGATGCATTGAAAGCCGCAGGCGAGACTTGGGTCGAAGACCCCACCAACACCGACACACGCTACACGCGCAACCGCATTCGTGCGACGCTGCTGCCCGTGATTGAGCAAGCGTTTCCATCATTCAGACAAACCTTTGCACGCAGCGCCTCACACGCGGCACAAGCGCAAACCTTGTTGCAAGAGGTGGCGGATCTTGATTTGCAGCTTGTGGGCAACCCGCCTGCTATCAAAGCCTTGCAGCAGCTGAGTCAGGCGCGGCAATCAAACGTGTTACGCCACTGGCTGGCGCTAGAACACTCACAAGCCAGTGCGGCTCAGCTGCAAGCGCTGCTGGTGCAAGTCAAGGCTTGCACCACACGTGGCCACCACATCGACATCAAGGTGGGGCGGGGGTTTGTGCGGCGCGATGGGGCGGTGTTGCGTTGCTACAATCTGTAG
- a CDS encoding acetyl-CoA carboxylase carboxyltransferase subunit alpha, with protein MAKKTFLDFEQPIAELEGKIDELRYVQSESAVDISDEIDQLSKKSLQLTKEIYSDLTPWQITKIARHAERPYTLDYINEIFTDFVEMHGDRHFADDLSIVGGLARFNGNACMVLGQQKGRDTKERAARNFGMSRPEGYRKALRLMKTAEKFKLPVFTFVDTPGAYPGIDAEERSQSEAIGRNIFEMAQLEVPIITTIIGEGGSGGALAISVADQVLMLQYSVYSVISPEGCASILWKTSDRAEDAAEQLGITAHRLKALGLVDKIVNEPVGGAHRDPKQMAAQLKRGLNDAWRQVTDMKVKELLDKRYERLQSYGRFTDTKAER; from the coding sequence TTGGCTAAAAAAACCTTCCTCGACTTTGAACAACCGATTGCTGAACTTGAAGGCAAGATTGACGAGCTGCGCTATGTGCAAAGCGAGTCAGCAGTGGACATTTCGGACGAGATTGACCAGCTCAGCAAGAAAAGCTTGCAGCTGACCAAAGAAATTTACAGCGACCTCACGCCCTGGCAAATCACCAAGATTGCCCGCCACGCTGAACGTCCTTACACGCTGGACTACATCAACGAAATCTTCACCGACTTCGTGGAAATGCATGGCGACCGCCACTTTGCCGATGACTTGAGCATCGTGGGTGGTTTGGCCCGTTTCAACGGCAACGCCTGCATGGTCTTGGGCCAACAAAAAGGCCGCGATACCAAAGAGCGCGCTGCGCGTAACTTTGGCATGAGCCGCCCTGAGGGTTACCGCAAAGCCTTGCGCTTGATGAAGACCGCCGAGAAGTTCAAGCTCCCCGTGTTCACCTTTGTGGACACGCCCGGCGCTTACCCCGGCATTGACGCGGAAGAGCGCAGCCAATCTGAAGCGATTGGCCGCAATATTTTTGAAATGGCCCAGCTCGAAGTGCCCATCATCACCACCATAATTGGTGAAGGGGGCTCCGGCGGCGCATTGGCCATCAGCGTAGCTGACCAAGTGTTGATGCTGCAGTACTCGGTGTACTCGGTCATCAGCCCTGAAGGCTGTGCTTCGATTTTGTGGAAAACATCTGACCGTGCCGAAGACGCCGCCGAGCAACTGGGCATCACCGCCCATCGCTTGAAAGCCTTGGGCTTGGTCGACAAAATCGTGAACGAGCCCGTGGGTGGCGCACACCGCGACCCCAAGCAAATGGCGGCTCAGCTCAAACGCGGTTTGAACGATGCATGGCGCCAAGTGACGGACATGAAGGTCAAAGAGCTGCTCGACAAGCGTTACGAGCGTCTGCAAAGCTATGGCCGCTTCACCGACACCAAAGCTGAACGCTAA
- a CDS encoding DNA-3-methyladenine glycosylase family protein: MGQDKVTIATPEYWAEACKHLVKKDRVMKRLIPQFGEASLQSRGDAFVTLARSIVGQQVSVKAAQTVWDRFVKLPRKITPANVLKLKVDDMRAAGLSARKVEYIVDLALHFDNGALHVKKWSEMTDDAIIEELVAIRGIGRWTAEMFLIFHLMRPNVLPLDDVGLINGISHNYFSGEAVSRSEAREVAAAWVPYCSVATWYIWRSLDPLPVEY; encoded by the coding sequence GTGGGTCAAGACAAAGTCACCATCGCCACGCCCGAGTATTGGGCGGAGGCATGCAAACACCTGGTTAAAAAAGACCGGGTGATGAAGCGACTCATCCCTCAGTTTGGTGAGGCTTCGCTGCAGTCACGCGGAGATGCGTTTGTCACGCTGGCGCGCAGCATTGTGGGCCAGCAGGTGTCGGTCAAAGCCGCTCAAACTGTGTGGGACCGCTTTGTCAAGCTGCCTCGAAAAATCACGCCCGCCAATGTGCTCAAGCTCAAGGTGGACGACATGCGCGCAGCCGGTTTGTCGGCCCGCAAGGTGGAGTACATCGTTGATTTGGCGCTGCACTTTGACAACGGCGCTTTGCATGTGAAAAAGTGGTCCGAGATGACGGACGACGCCATCATCGAAGAACTGGTGGCCATTCGCGGCATTGGCCGTTGGACGGCTGAGATGTTTTTGATCTTTCACCTCATGCGCCCCAACGTGTTGCCGCTGGATGATGTGGGCCTGATCAATGGCATCAGCCACAACTATTTTTCAGGTGAGGCGGTCAGCCGCAGCGAAGCCCGAGAAGTGGCTGCGGCATGGGTCCCCTATTGCAGTGTGGCAACTTGGTATATTTGGCGCTCGCTAGATCCGCTGCCAGTGGAATATTGA